GCAGTACGGACTTCGCACGGCCGGGATCGTCGATATCAGAACCAAGGATGGCCTGCTCGATCCTGTCGGCGACGTAGAAATGTATGGCGGCCAGCGCGGGACTACGCAGCCGAGCTTCGAATGGGGCGGCTCGAAGGGCGACTTCAGCTACTTCATGACGGGGCAGTATTTCGGCAGCGATCGCGGCCTCGAGCCTCCCTCGTCGGGGCCGACCGCGATCCATGACACGACCAATCAGGGCGCCGGCTTCGGATACTTCTCGTACTTTATCAATCCTACGACGCGGCTCAGCCTGATGACGGGAACCGCGATCAATCATTTCCAGATTCCCGCCAATCCCGATCAGCCGCAGGTCTTCGATCTGGCCGGCGTGCCGACTTATCCGTCGGGCAAGGTTCGCGAGAACCAGACCGAGCAGAACTACTTCGCGGTGCTCGCGCTGCAAGGCGAAGTCGGTCCCGACATCGATTATCAACTTGCGCCGTTCACGCGGTATTCGAATGTGTCATTCAATCCCGACTATGTCGGCGATCTGATTTACAACGGCGACGCATCGAAGGTCTTCCGCAGCGACTGGGCGAGCGGCTTCCAGCTCGATACCGCCTACCATGGTATCGCGCATCATACGTTTCGTCTCGGCGGATCATTCTGGGGCGAGCGCGCCGAGATCGACAATCATGCAGCGGTGTTCAAAACCAACTCGGCCGGAATGCAAATACCTCCTTTCCTTCCTATCAGCATTACCGATGATACCGCTCTAACCAGTTGGTATTATAGCGGATATATCCAGGACGAATGGAAACCGTGGGAGCCGCTAACCGTCAACTATGGCGTACGCTTCGATCTGTACGACGGACTAGTGCGCGCCGATCAGGCGAGCCCGCGCATCGGCTTCGTATACACGCCATGGAAGCATACCGCCTTTCACGGCGCATACGCGCGCTACTTCACACCGCCGCCGACCGAGCTGGTGTCGGTTAATTCAATTCAGGCCTTTCAGAACACGACCGGAGCTCCGCCGAGCAATGGCAACGGCACGCCCACGGTTCAGCGCGATCATTACTTCGACGCCGGCGTTGATCAGGAAATACTGTCCGGGTTGAACGTCGGGATTGACTCGTACTATCGGAAATCGAGCGAGCTTATCGACGAAGGTCAATTCGGCCCGGCGCTGATTTTCGAGACCTTTAACTATCACAAGGGGCGGAACTGGGGTGTCGAGGCCACGAGCTCATATACGCACAAGAACGCAACTGTATATGGCAACTTCACCTACAGCGTCGGCCAGGGCACGCAGGTGGATTCGGGTCAGTTCAATTTCGCCCCTGACGAACTCTCGTATATCAACGGCCACTACGTGTTTCTCGATCACGATCAGACGTTCGCCGCGTCATGGGGCGCCTCATATACGTGGCATGGCTACCTTGCCTCGGTCGACGGAATCTATGGCAGCGGCTTGCGCAGCGGTTTCGCCAATACGGGAAACTTGCCCTACTACGTACAGCTAAACGCCGGCATTTCCAAGAGAGTAGAGGCCGGGCGCGCGGGCGCTTTCGTCTTTCGCGGCACGTGGGAGAATTTCAACGATCACATTTACCTGATCCGCAACGGGACCGGGATTGGTGTCTTCGCCAATCAATACGGTCCCCGAAGCGCGGTTTATGGGGGAATTAAATGGGAAATACCCGGATTGAACCCGAAGCCATCCGGTTCCTGAAGGTACTGACTAATCATGAGTGAACTGAGTAATGCTTTCGATGCGCTGCGCTACGGCGGTGCGATGGTGTATCCGCTGCTCGCGCTCGGCGTGCTCGCGCTGGTTATCATTTTCGATCGCGCGGCGCTCTTCTATCGATGCCTGCGGTTGCCCACATCGCTGCTCAAGATAGTCGAGTCGTGGGACTTCTCCTGGGACACATTGGAACGCGAGCTGTCCGCATTAGGATCGCGCAACGCCTACGCCCGCTTCTTCCGCGTCATCCTCGAGAACCGCTCCCATCCAGCGTGGTGGGTCGAGTCGCGCGCCGCTGACGAGGCCGGCGAAATCGAAAAAACCCTCGGCCGCGGCTTGTGGGTGCTCGAAACCATCGTCACCGCGGCGCCGCTGATGGGTCTGCTCGGCACCATCACCGGCATGATGCAGGCCTTCAAAGTGATCGGCGGCTCGAACCTGGTGGCGCCGACCCAGGTCACGGCGGGTGTCGCGCAGGCATTGATCGCGACGGCACTCGGTCTTCTAATCGCCCTGTTCGCGCTCTTCGCCTTCAACCTTTTCTCGCGCACCCAGGCCCGCGCGCTCGATTTAATGGAACGCCTCGGCACTCGGCTCAGCGACCACATCCGTCTCGATCAGGAAGGAAGCGCCCCCGAGCTGCAAGCGCCGCCGGTAGCTCGCGCACTCGAGGCCGCGCGATGAAACTCCGCCGCGGACGCGAATTTCGTCACGGGCGCATCGAGATCATCCCGATGATCGACGTGATGTTCTTTTTGCTCGTGACTTTCATGCTCGCGTCGCTGTCGATGCAAAGTCTCAATTCACTGCCAGTCAACCTGCCGCGCGGCAGCGCCGAAAGCTTCGTCAAGCAGGAACCGACGACGCTGACGATCACCAAGGAGGGCAAGGTATTCATCGACCAGACCGAAACTCCAGTTGAGCAGGTCGCGGCTCATCTGAAACCGCTTTTGATCGCGAGAAACACCCACGAAGTTGCCGTCGCCGCAGACAAAGGCGCGCTCGAAGGCGTTGTCGTCGAGGCGATGCTGGCGGCGCGGCAGGCGGGCGCCGATCGCTTCCTCATCGCCGTCCATCAACAATGAGTGTGCATTCATTACCGCGGCCGCCGCTGGACGATCCGCAGAAGCGTCTCCTCTGGATCGTTCCCGCGGCGCTCATCGTGTGGCTCTTCATGCTCAGTGGCTTCGCTCTCCTGCTCGGAGAGCGCAGCGCGCCGCAAACGACCACGCTCGAAGCGCAGATCATCGAGTTGCCGCCGCCCCCGCCTCCGGTTGCGGTGGGTTTGCAGGGCAACGGCAAACCGGCAGCTGCTGCGATTCCGAAGCCCGCCATACCGCATCACGCACCGGCGCACCACAAAGCGGTTTCCGCGCGTCCTACTATCGCGACACCGAAAGTGGCGCTGCCGCCCGAGCCTTCAGCATCGGCCGGAGCCGGCGCCGCATCTGGGCCTGCGAATCCGCCTGAAGGAGCGGGCGTTGGCTCTGAAAGCACTTCGCCGGAAGAAGGCGAAGGCGGCTCCGGCAGTGGCCTTGGTCCCGGCAACGATTCCTCCGGCGCGCGCGCGATCGCCGCGCCTACACCAGTCATTCCGGATGACTTGCGCGAGGACGCGCTCGAAGCGGTGGCAGTTGCGCGCTTTACAATATCTTCCGATGGAAGCGTAAAAGTTGCGCTGATCAGACCGACCAACAACCCCCGCATAAACGAGCTGCTGCTCGACACGCTGGCGAAATGGCAGTTCTTTCCGGCCGTGCGCAATGGAGAACCGATCGACTCAACCGTCGATATTCGGATTCCGATCTCAGTGCACTAGCAACTATGACGATATAAATTCGCGGACCACGCGATCGAAATGTTCGGGCTCATCATGATGCGTCCCGTGGCCCGCGTTCTCGAAGCGCTCGAGCCGCGCGAGGCCGGCCGGAATTGCGCGCGCGATATCCTCCGAGCTTTCAATTGGCGTTATCGGATCCTGCTCGCCGGCCGTGATCAAGGTCGGGCACTTGATACGTGCGAGATGCGGCAGCAGGTCGAAGGTCCGAATCTCACCTTTGAAGAAGTACTCAGTCAGCTCAAAATTCTGCACCGAACGTTGCATCCAACCCGCGCTGCGGGGCCGCTGATTGTAAAGCGGAAGACATTTTTCGATGTAGGCGGCCATCTTGTCTGGCGAAGGATCCTCGAAGAAGCGCTCGGCGACATCGCGTGCGTCCTTGCCGCCCAGGCGTTCGAATACTTTGATCGATCGATCCGGACGAATCTTTGCTGAAGTGCTGGCGAGGATGAGTTTGGCTGGATGCCCGGGATGGCGCGCCGCGTACGACATCGCGACCATTCCACCAAACGATTCGCCCATCACGATCGGCCGCTCGATCTCGAGCGCGTTGCAGAAGGCTTGCAGATCGTCGCCCCACTGATCGAGGTTCCATTTTTCGGCCGAGCTGCGGTCGCTGCGTCCGTTGCCGCGATGATCGATATAAACGATCTGCACGATATCAGCGAGGCCGGACAGGTCGGGCTTGAACACCGAATGATCGAAACCGGGGCCGCCGTGGAGCAGGATCAACGTCGGCACCTCGCGCATCGTCTGACCGTCGGGCCGCAGCTTCGCGCCCTCGACATCGAAGAACATCCGGACATCGCCAACCTGCACACGCATCGTCAGATCTCCCGTTCAACATTTAGTTTTCTGATAGCCTGAAACGTTCTCGCGTGCGATAGTTGGCAGTCGCGTCGAACTAACCCGGGAGGATCGTTTTCTTGCTCAGGAAAATCGTG
This genomic interval from Candidatus Binataceae bacterium contains the following:
- a CDS encoding energy transducer TonB codes for the protein MSVHSLPRPPLDDPQKRLLWIVPAALIVWLFMLSGFALLLGERSAPQTTTLEAQIIELPPPPPPVAVGLQGNGKPAAAAIPKPAIPHHAPAHHKAVSARPTIATPKVALPPEPSASAGAGAASGPANPPEGAGVGSESTSPEEGEGGSGSGLGPGNDSSGARAIAAPTPVIPDDLREDALEAVAVARFTISSDGSVKVALIRPTNNPRINELLLDTLAKWQFFPAVRNGEPIDSTVDIRIPISVH
- a CDS encoding MotA/TolQ/ExbB proton channel family protein, whose protein sequence is MSELSNAFDALRYGGAMVYPLLALGVLALVIIFDRAALFYRCLRLPTSLLKIVESWDFSWDTLERELSALGSRNAYARFFRVILENRSHPAWWVESRAADEAGEIEKTLGRGLWVLETIVTAAPLMGLLGTITGMMQAFKVIGGSNLVAPTQVTAGVAQALIATALGLLIALFALFAFNLFSRTQARALDLMERLGTRLSDHIRLDQEGSAPELQAPPVARALEAAR
- a CDS encoding biopolymer transporter ExbD, whose translation is MKLRRGREFRHGRIEIIPMIDVMFFLLVTFMLASLSMQSLNSLPVNLPRGSAESFVKQEPTTLTITKEGKVFIDQTETPVEQVAAHLKPLLIARNTHEVAVAADKGALEGVVVEAMLAARQAGADRFLIAVHQQ
- a CDS encoding alpha/beta hydrolase is translated as MRVQVGDVRMFFDVEGAKLRPDGQTMREVPTLILLHGGPGFDHSVFKPDLSGLADIVQIVYIDHRGNGRSDRSSAEKWNLDQWGDDLQAFCNALEIERPIVMGESFGGMVAMSYAARHPGHPAKLILASTSAKIRPDRSIKVFERLGGKDARDVAERFFEDPSPDKMAAYIEKCLPLYNQRPRSAGWMQRSVQNFELTEYFFKGEIRTFDLLPHLARIKCPTLITAGEQDPITPIESSEDIARAIPAGLARLERFENAGHGTHHDEPEHFDRVVREFISS
- a CDS encoding TonB-dependent receptor produces the protein MSKFLLASALLLILALVHTSTVTAAQKKPRTMVTRTIKGTIKDALGRPIEGASVVLQSNTGKQVATVTSAKDGAFTISAHPGVYAIVVTKESFKSATQIVTVSRAGAKPVEISLASQAALSLAVVARKLDRARNSLSPTTGGSKYTFDQKALQELPQGNNTPLNQVLLQAPGVVQDSYGQLHVRGDHANLQYRVNGILLPEGVTGFGQVITPRFAQNISLLTGALPAQYGLRTAGIVDIRTKDGLLDPVGDVEMYGGQRGTTQPSFEWGGSKGDFSYFMTGQYFGSDRGLEPPSSGPTAIHDTTNQGAGFGYFSYFINPTTRLSLMTGTAINHFQIPANPDQPQVFDLAGVPTYPSGKVRENQTEQNYFAVLALQGEVGPDIDYQLAPFTRYSNVSFNPDYVGDLIYNGDASKVFRSDWASGFQLDTAYHGIAHHTFRLGGSFWGERAEIDNHAAVFKTNSAGMQIPPFLPISITDDTALTSWYYSGYIQDEWKPWEPLTVNYGVRFDLYDGLVRADQASPRIGFVYTPWKHTAFHGAYARYFTPPPTELVSVNSIQAFQNTTGAPPSNGNGTPTVQRDHYFDAGVDQEILSGLNVGIDSYYRKSSELIDEGQFGPALIFETFNYHKGRNWGVEATSSYTHKNATVYGNFTYSVGQGTQVDSGQFNFAPDELSYINGHYVFLDHDQTFAASWGASYTWHGYLASVDGIYGSGLRSGFANTGNLPYYVQLNAGISKRVEAGRAGAFVFRGTWENFNDHIYLIRNGTGIGVFANQYGPRSAVYGGIKWEIPGLNPKPSGS